The Prunus dulcis chromosome 3, ALMONDv2, whole genome shotgun sequence genome segment GTCTTGTAGTTCTCATGCAACACGGAACTTGCAAGATCTTTCATCCTAACAGGGGCTTAATCATGGAAACTACCATGTCACACAACAGAATGTTCATTATCATTGCTCGATGTCAGTCAAAGGAACAAAGGTGCCTTGTCTCCCTTATCACAGACCAATCCCAACTCTGGCACTGTCGATATGGACACCTAAGTTGGAATGGTCTCAAAGTTCTTCAACAAAAGAAGATGGTGGAGGGTATGCCACAGGTCGAAGCTCCTCTTAAAGTTTGTGAAGATTGCTTGGTGGGGAAACAACAAAGGGACTCAATTCCAAAGGAAAGCACATGGAGGGCATATGGAATTCTTCAGTTAGTACATGCTGATATTTGCGGGCCAATCAATCCAACATCAAACAGCAAAAAAGGGTATCTCATCACCTTCATAGATGACATCAGTCGAAAGACTTGGGTATATTTTTTGGTGGAAAAGTCTGaagcttttgttgtttttaaaaactacAAAGCCAGGGTGGAAAAAGAAACTTGAGCATACATAAGGGCCCTTCGCACAGATCGTGGAGGTGAATTCACATCACAAGAATTCACTAATTTTTGTAGTGTGAATGGAATTCGAAGACAACTAACAGCTGCATACACTCCCCAACAAAACGGAGTTGCCGAGAGGAAGAACCGAACAATTATGAACATGGTTCGCAGCATGCTTTCTGGAAAGCACATTCCAAAAACATTTTGGCCTGAAGCAGTTAACTGGACAGTgcatattttaaatagaagCCCTACACTTGCCGTGAGAAGTAAGACACCAGAAAAGGCATGGAGTGGAGATAAACCATCAGTGGGTCATTTTCGAATTTTTGGATGTATCTCTCACGTTCATGTACCTGATCAGAGAAGAATAAAGCTTGACAACAAGAGTCTCAAATGCATATTCTTTGGGGTAAGTGACGAGTCGAAAGCTTACAGATTATTTGACCCGATTtctaagaaaataattgtGAGCCGAGATGTTGTTTTTGAAGAAGATCAAAGTTGGGATTGGGAGGTGTGTTATAAGGAAGCCATTGTGGCAGACCTTGAGTGTGAAACAGATGAAGGAGAGGGAACAGAATTTGGTGACAATGAGGAGGAATTGGAAGCTGGCATCACTGAAGAAAACAAGGACAGTGAAGAAACGGATCATGGTGTTGCCCAAGAAAACTCGTCTCATGAGGAGATTGATGAGAACTCACCTCATGATGCACGGACACGAAGACCACCAGCATGGATGAAAGACTATGAGAGTGGGCAAGGTCTTTCGGAGGAAGAAGAATCAAACATTGCTTACCTGGCTTTGTCCACTGACATCTATATTCTTTGAAGATGCAGTAAAGAATGAGAAATGGAGGCAAGCCATGAACTCTGAGATCGAGGCAATAGAAAAAAATGATACGTGGGAACTTACAGAGTTACCACTTGGCAGCAAAGTTATTGGGGTGAAGTGGGTTTACAAGATGAAACTCAATGAGAACGGAGAAGTAGATAAATACAAGGCACGACTCGTTGCAAAAGGGTACAGTCAAAAGTATGGAGTAGACTATGCTGAGGTATTTGCACCAGTGGCTAGGCTTGACACCATTCGGGTTGTGATTTCACTTGCTGCTCAGAAGGGTTGGACGATCTATCAACTAGACGTCAAGTCTGCCTTTCTACATGGAGAGTTAAATGAAGAAGTTTTTGTCACCCAACCTCCTGGCTATGAGAAAACGGGACATGAATACAAAGTGTACAAGCTTAAGAAAGCCTTGTACGGTCTGAAACAAGCTCCTCGAGCTTGGTACAGTCGTATAGAGACTTATTTTGACAATGAAGGTTTCAAGAAGTGTCCCTATGAACATACTTTGTTCATCAAAACAGCGGATGGAGGtaaagttttgtttgtttgtctttATGTTGATGATCTCATGTTTACTGGAAATGATGAGGTTATGTTTAAAGATTTCAAACGATCCATGATGATTGAATTTGATATGACTGATCTCGGAAAGATGAAGTATTTTCTTGGTATTGAGGTGTTGCAAAGACCAGATGGTGTTTTCATTGGGCAACGAAAATATGCACAGGAGGTGCTTAACAGGTTCAAAATGGATCAATGTAATCCAGTGCATAATCTAGTAGCTCCTTGGTTTAAACTCATGAAGGACGAAGATGGAGTAAGGGTAGACAGTACACTCTACAAACAAATTGTAGGAAGCCTTATGTATCTGACTGCTACACGTCCTGATATGACATTCATAGTCAGTTTGATTAGTAGGTACATGGAGCGTCCCACTGAGATGCATCTACAGGCGGCAAAAAGAGCATTAAGGTACGTAAAGGGAACTATTGATTTCGGGGTGCTTTACAAGAAGGGAGGAAAGCATGAGTTTTTGGGATACACGGATAGTGATTACGCAGGTGATCAGGATGACAGAAAGAGCACTTCGGGGTATGTGTTTCTGATGAGTTCAGGTGCTGTGTCTTGGTCTTCGAAGAAACAACCAGTGGTCACTCTTTCCACCACTGAGGCCGAGTTTATTTCTGCAGCATCTAGTGCTTGTCAAGTAGTCTGGTTAAGGAGAATTTTAAAGGAACTGGGTCATGATCAATGCAAATCTACAGTGTTATATTGTGACAATGTATCAGCCATCAAACTCTCAAAAAATCCAGTCTTGCATGGTCGTAGCAAACACATTGATGTTCGCTTTCACTTTCTTCGTGATCTTACGAAGGAAGGAATTGTGGAGTTGGTTCAATGTTCAACCCAGGAGCAGGTCGCAGATATTTTTACAAAGCCTTTGAAGCTTGATGTTTTCTTAAAGCTGCGAGGTTTGCTGGGTGTATGTTCTTATCCAGCAGTAAACTGAATGACAATGGTATTCAGTTTAAGGGAGAATGTTAAAGTTGTTAGGACTTTCTTAGTCACTAAGGTTAGACTTCCTTTGCAGGTCTAATACTTACGTAGCTGTTAATAATTCCTGTTTCTAAGGAACAAGTATTGTTGCACGTTCAGTTTAAAGTCTAGTCATATACCACGATTCTAGGAGCTGTAAAATCGTGGGTTGTTGCATTTCCATTCAGTTACTTTGTAAGGCTTTTAAAAGCTATTGtgatctttcatttttaataaGATATTCTTCCTGCAAAACAAGTGCTATCAAACTTTCTCTTACTCAGTTTCTTGTGGATTTTCTGGATCTAACATATTCAAGGAAGAATTGTTCCCCTTAGGAAGAATTGTACACACGGCTTTCTTGAAACTCTTCTTGTTCCCCTTAGGAAGAATTGTTCTatagcatttttttttttgacttcgagaatatatatattgtgtttCCAAAAGTTTGGCGTTGTTACTCTCCCAATCAGACtttccaaaataaaacccagaaaaaagaaaaaagaaagcatttcCTAAGTTCTAGGTTATCCCTAGTCACCGTCTTACACGCACCAACCACCTCCACTCCAAACCCATGTTCAAGCCTGACACCTTATAAACACTCTTATTTTATCCACATTTTACATGCCAAACGGGGCCTAAATCAACATTTTGTACAAAATGCCATGTTATTCTAGTCCTCTCATCTCTTATTCTAATGTGGACCCCATTTTCTCAATCTCAATCCAAATTTACAATCTTTGCGTTCACACTGGTATTTTCGTTTCACACTGATGTTTCCACATCATGCTGACAATATGCTCAAGATCAACGGTTTTTGTAAGTCTTTAATCATCCTCATGTTTACATATCAATAATGGGTGGGAGGAAATAgaatgattttcattttttattttctctgtgTTTACTTGCAATtaggaatgaaaaaataagtggCCCCACCTCAAAATCCGTAATCACATCCCCTTAAAACTAGATATTATATCAACTAGAGGGGAGTACTCGATACGTTTCcctttcttgttttctcttaATAACTTTCAAAAATACCCTTACCACTTTatcataatttcaaaacaccCCAAGtcgtaaaaaaaataaaaactcatgCTAAGAAGTTCCAAGACACTCTAACTTCTTGTTCATGTTGCAGACACAACCTCCTAGAAGTAGGAGCAACATGTTGTGCTACGTAAGTCattctatctatctatctttcttcttctattttctGTCTTCACATTCATCACAAAACAAAGTATGGTCATGGATAAAGACTTTTGTGGAGATTATATATCTCCTTTTTTGGCAATATGtaggttattattatttgaatgtTTGCTAGTTACGTAAGTGaaagatatacatatatttattggagttTATTTTTCGTTTAAAATTGGCTATGGACAAAGGTGTTATTAACATTATCATTGAACTTGGCTCTTGCTATTCATCTTGTTCAACATATTGATTTCTCATGTTTACACCGCCTTACTGGTTTGCTACAGGATTAGTTTTTTGGTCTCCTTAGCTaatttgagaattatatatgtgcTGTGATGAAAATATGCAAGCATTTtagtaataaaattaatttggattcaaattcatgaaaattagTAAACCATAACAATGGGAATCAACCCCATTCCTTTGCTAATTCCatatgtttagtaaacaacttaatGGGAATGATTCTTCCCATACCGATTCAATAGTTCCCCGATTTCTAAATTCTATGATTCCTTACTTTCTCCATATGTAAACATCTGTAGAGAAAATTGTAGCTTTTAACAAATTTTTATCCTTCAGAACTGCATCCCAACATGCTCTACATGAAAACGCCGCTGAAATGAAGTTTGAACACTTTCATGGGCTCATACATAGACCACCAAGTCTGAGCGTTCAGCATCTGCAGATCTCTTCAGGCGATCAGCCGCATTTACAACCTACGAAAAAACCCATGATTAAAATCATTGGCGACAATGTGACCAAATGCAGTTCATGTTTACTATATCTGATCATACGATAGTTTCGTCAAAATTCAATCACCTCGGCATCCCAATTTGTTCTGGCGGTGAGAACAATTAGAGCTACTGTTTGTAAAAAAACTCCAAGAAGCATCCCCCACCAAATTCCCTGAAAAGGCCAAAAATGCATCATGTTATATCACAAATCCTCAATGACTTTATTAGCAAGAGGGATGAGAGGTTCAACTTACTGCCACTCCCATACTGGTTTTAAACCCAAGAACACATCCAATTGGAAGACCGATAATGTAGTAACAAGTCAGGTTAACATATGCCACAACAGCTTGCCATCCACTTCCAATTGCCACACCTGAAATTCCACACAGCTAAATTTAGAAAATGATGCCTAGAGGGCTAACAGTTTTTGCAGATCTGGTTTGTTCATCTACTGCTTTTTTCATATATCACCATACCTGAGAGTATAGGTTGAATGCCATTCAAGAAAACAGAGATGGCTAGCAATGGAGTTAAATCAGACACTGCCTTGACAACCTCGGGATCACTTGTAAATAGCTTGCTCAATCCGGTTCGGAATATCAATATAATTGCACTGAATATTATACTAATCAGGATGCTTGTTCCGGTAACTACAAACACCGAAAATTTGGCCACTCTTGGATTACCAGCCCCTAGCTCATTACTGACTCGAACACTGCATAAACCCAATAATCCCGTTATGATTAGAATACTTGTTTTGTCTCCCTCACTATAAAACATTGAACATGTAAAggataaatttaaaattctgGGATATACCTGGCTGCCGCACTTAGGCCTAACATAAATTGCAAACTGAAGTTCCAGTAGTTCATCCTGGAAAGATATATCTCATCAGAACATgtaaaattagaaagaaaccTCGGTTAGTAGAAGGTTAAACAGATTGCATTAACAAATTCCATACTTACGAAATCGAGATCGAGTCTAGTGAGACTGTAGGGTTCGGGAGGAGCCCAGATATGAGCGTTAACCCTTGATTGTACCATATCTCCAAACTACATTAATACATGATCATACGCAAATTATTATTCGAATttattcaaaaggaaaaagatatAAAGACCACTTTTTTATACCACATTAGTGGACCACCTTATGTGGTACATGAGATTGAGCCTCACTGGTGGGTGGGCCATGATGTGACTGGAATAAGTCCGGCATAGAGTCCTGCAATATTTTCTCTAACTTGTCGAACAATTACCCAATTTAATGAGTCCAGTTCCATCATAGTTAAGTTTACCAACCATATGACCCAGGACACTTATCCATTTTAGTTGAATTTGTCATGTCCTGACCCGCCCACCAGACTAGGCTACATCAATTATAGACATCACCTTCAACATAATAAGATTGTTGACTAATAAGGTTTGGTAAAGCGGTTGCTTTAGCCTTAATGTCCACACCTACCATAGCATGATAGCAGAGGCAACAGTCAACTTAAAGTAGGGCCACATTCCTTTGAAGGCTTTCCAAGACAAGCCAGTCCAAGTTTCCTTGCAACTGGGGCTTAGACGAATATAAAGCCCATATATCACGACAAGAAGCCACCAAGAGAAGCTCAGCATAAGAGCAGCCCCCAGTAGGCCACAGTCCAGAACAAAAACCACCACCCAAGTGAGAATAATGTGTAGTACGAAAACTGCAACAGATATGTAGGCCAGAGGGTTGACTATGTTCTGTGCTTGAAGGAACCTCTGCTGAGGGCAGTTTATGGCAAAGGCATAAAGTTGAGGGATTATGCCCCTGGCAAAGATTTGGCCCTGCTCTGCTATTTCGTCTGATTGGCCTATGGCTATAAGTATTGGACCTGACCACCAATACACAAAGGTAAGGAGGACTGCTGCTCCCAAGTGCAAGATGATTGCCCTTTGGCATATAATTCCCATTGCTGGTAAGTGTTTGGCTCCATATGCTTGCCCACAAACAGTTTGCACAGCACTCGCCATTCCTAACTTTGAATAGAAAGGAAGAGTGTAACATATGTTAGATTATATATGGAAAAAATGCTC includes the following:
- the LOC117622551 gene encoding protein DETOXIFICATION 41-like, which codes for MGSAEEYQQPLLLRLDDQQSRIADVSSTSIEQFLGQRQRPVELRWWSRLVVWESRLLWTLSGSSITVSVFNYMLSFVTLMFCGHLNALELAGASIASVGIQGLAYGIMLGMASAVQTVCGQAYGAKHLPAMGIICQRAIILHLGAAVLLTFVYWWSGPILIAIGQSDEIAEQGQIFARGIIPQLYAFAINCPQQRFLQAQNIVNPLAYISVAVFVLHIILTWVVVFVLDCGLLGAALMLSFSWWLLVVIYGLYIRLSPSCKETWTGLSWKAFKGMWPYFKLTVASAIMLCLEIWYNQGLTLISGLLPNPTVSLDSISISMNYWNFSLQFMLGLSAAASVRVSNELGAGNPRVAKFSVFVVTGTSILISIIFSAIILIFRTGLSKLFTSDPEVVKAVSDLTPLLAISVFLNGIQPILSGVAIGSGWQAVVAYVNLTCYYIIGLPIGCVLGFKTSMGVAGIWWGMLLGVFLQTVALIVLTARTNWDAEVVNAADRLKRSADAERSDLVVYV